One window of the Hoplias malabaricus isolate fHopMal1 chromosome Y, fHopMal1.hap1, whole genome shotgun sequence genome contains the following:
- the LOC136678257 gene encoding LOW QUALITY PROTEIN: gap junction alpha-9 protein-like (The sequence of the model RefSeq protein was modified relative to this genomic sequence to represent the inferred CDS: substituted 1 base at 1 genomic stop codon), which produces MGDWNFLGGILEEVHIHSTMVGKIWLTILFIFRMLVLGVAAEDVWNDEQADFICNTEQPGCRNVCYDRAFPISLIRYWVLQVIFVSSPSLVYMGHALYQLRALEKERQRKKTALRREMEALDMEMAEIRRRIERELRQIDQGKLNKAPLRGSLLRTYVAHIVTRSAVEVGFMTGQYLLYGFQLDPLFKCEREPCPNVVDCFVSRPTEKSVFMMFMQCIAAISLFLNTLEIMHLGYKKLKKGILALYPQLRHTDLEDVCYPNKAKKDSVAMQTCVGISTGCKSAIPSAPSSYNLLIERQQDGPPYPPLINPSSAFLPVQADLPSKSVLDAPKDTLHSPTEHNSNSNNTSSENTRSPAGESITPPKXEDLEHIPPHDEVDQESEKLADTSHAYSLPMKRPWKVTAPWNCAPVAEGTASDSDSTGDAKAQGAAFNVRSRASFRKETRKSRPSTPDSIEESSSESRRSPRPQTSPSRKTSLASSTSSRRAAPTDLQI; this is translated from the exons ATGGGTGACTGGAACTTTTTGGGGGGGATCCTCGAGGAGGTGCACATCCACTCCACCATGGTGGGGAAGATCTGGCTAACCATCCTGTTCATCTTCCGGATGCTGGTGCTGGGCGTAGCTGCCGAGGACGTGTGGAACGATGAGCAGGCTGACTTCATCTGTAACACAGAGCAGCCGGGCTGTCGCAATGTTTGCTACGACCGGGCATTCCCCATCTCCCTCATACGCTACTGGGTCCTACAG GTCATTTTCGTGTCCTCTCCCTCGCTGGTCTACATGGGCCATGCGTTGTACCAACTTCGTGCCCTGGAGAAGGAGCGTCAGAGGAAGAAAACAGCACTTCGGCGGGAGATGGAGGCCTTGGACATGGAGATGGCAGAAATTCGGCGGAGAATAGAGCGAGAACTCCGTCAGATCGACCAGGGCAAGCTGAACAAGGCGCCACTGAGAGGCTCGCTTTTGCGGACCTATGTGGCCCATATCGTGACCCGTTCTGCTGTGGAAGTGGGTTTCATGACGGGTCAGTACCTTCTCTACGGTTTCCAGCTGGACCCTTTGTTCAAATGTGAGCGGGAGCCTTGCCCAAATGTGGTGGACTGCTTTGTGTCCCGTCCGACAGAAAAAAGTGTGTTTATGATGTTCATGCAGTGCATTGCTGCTATCTCCTTGTTTCTTAACACCCTGGAGATCATGCACCTGGGCTACAAGAAGCTCAAGAAGGGTATCCTGGCCCTGTACCCACAACTGAGACACACAGATCTGGAGGATGTCTGCTATCCCAACAAGGCCAAGAAGGATTCTGTTGCTATGCAGACTTGTGTGGGGATCTCCACTGGATGTAAGTCTGCAATACCTTCAGCACCGAGTAGTTACAATCTTCTGATCGAGAGGCAGCAAGACGGACCTCCTTACCCTCCTCTAATCAACCCTTCTTCCGCATTCCTCCCGGTTCAAGCTGACCTTCCTTCCAAGAGTGTATTGGATGCTCCTAAAGACACCTTGCACAGTCCCACGGAGCACAACAGCAACTCCAACAACACCAGCAGTGAGAACACTCGGTCTCCAGCTGGAGAATCCATCACTCCTCCAAAGTAAGAGGATCTAGAGCACATTCCCCCACACGATGAAGTAGATCAAGAATCCGAAAAGCTTGCGGATACATCCCATGCCTATTCTCTGCCAATGAAAAGACCCTGGAAAGTCACAGCCCCCTGGAACTGTGCCCCAGTAGCTGAAGGAACCGCTTCCGATTCAGACTCGACAGGAGATGCCAAAGCTCAAGGCGCAGCTTTTAATGTTCGTTCCAGAGCTTCCTTCAGGAAGGAGACCAGGAAGAGTCGTCCCAGCACACCTGACTCCATCGAGGAGTCGAGTTCAGAGTCACGACGAAGCCCCAGGCCACAGACGTCTCCCAGCCGCAAAACCTCACTCGCAAGCAGCACCAGCAGCCGACGTGCGGCACCTACCGACCTCCAGATATGA